DNA from Geobacter sulfurreducens PCA:
CGCCGGTACCGTTTTCGCCACCGAAGCGAAGAAAGAAGCCGCTCCGGCTGCTCCCGCCGCTCCGGCCGCTGAAGTGAAGAAAGAAGAGAAGAAGCCGGTTAAGAAGGCCAAGAAAGCCAAGAAGGCCAAGAAAGAAGAGAAGAAGGAAGAAGCTGCTGCTCCGGCTGCCGAGAAGAAGTAATCTCCCCTTCCCGATTCACGAAAAAAGCCGCATCCCCACGGGGTGCGGCTTTTTTCGTGTCCCGATGCCGGGCAGGGAAAACCTGCCCTACTCTTTCTGCCATACGTAAGGAGGATCAAGGTACGCGTCGTAGAAGCCGGGCCAGGCGAGAAAGAAGGTGGCCACTTCACCGACCCCGGCCAGAGTCCGCACCAGGGTCATCCCGACCCCCTTGAGGGGACCGATCAGCAGCCCCCTGCCGGCACCGTCCTCGGACCACGTGACGTAAATCTGCTTGGGAAACTCAGCCCACCCCGTGGCAACATTGGCAACGCCCCGGCCGAATTTGCCGGCCATGCCGTCGACCACCTCCTGGGCCGAAGCGTTGTCCACGGAGCGCACGCCGCCAGCGTACACAGGCGCCCATTGCCCGGCGATCAACACTGCAACCAGTGCCACCGAGGCGATAACCGCCCTCATTTGCCCTCCCCGCCGGAGGCATCCGGCTTGCCAGCAGCTGACCGGAGCCTGTCGTCCCGTGCCTCATCCCATCCCATCCAGACATATTCGGGCTCGATCATCGGATCATAGTAGCCCGGCTGGGGAACAGGGAAGAAAATCGCCTCCGCCGCTCCCATGAATCCCCGGTAGACAGTCATGCCGACCCCTTTGAGCGGACCGACCACGTAGCCGACGGCGCCGCGATCCCTCACACTCAGATACGACTGTTTGGGGAGCTCCACAATGGCCGTGGCGACATTGGTGACACCCCGGACGAATTTGTAGGCCATTTTCTCCACGATGAACTCGGGCTTGGGTCCGTCCTGGGCCAGAACGGGGGCAGAGACGGACAACACCAGGGCAAGGGCGAGCAACAGTGCGAAAGCGCGCATGTTTTCTCCTTTTGCTGCATGGTTGCAACCTGCTGTCCCTTGTAACACACTTGGGCCGAGGTGGCAAGCGGCAACAGGCCGCGAATGGCGGAGAAACCGTCAGTCGAACAGGGTCCGTTCCCGGGGGAGAAAGGGGGCAAATTTTTTCATGAGCTGGGCCAGCTTGTCGACATAATAGTCCACGTTCTCGTCGGGACGGGCCGGGTCGTACCGGAAGACCGGTGCGCTCTGCTCGTAGACGGTTACCCCTTTCCCCCGTCCCGTGACGTAATAGCTGATCTGATCGCCGGCCCGATACGGCCGGTCGGCGCGGAGCGCTATCTCGAAGGCCGCGGAGGGATTGCGTTTTCCGGCGCGGACCTTCTGCTGGTACGTGGCCGGCGACTCGCCGAGGGTCTCGGTGCGGACGAGCCATTCCACAGGAAACCGGTGTTCGCGGATACGGTGGACGTAGTCATCGTACAGGACCGGTACCTTCTGCGCCTCGTCCGTCAGGAGGAGGCGGATCATCTCCCCCATGAACTCGCGCAGGTAGCGCTCGATCCCCCGCGAACGGAGGGCGCTCCCCCGCACGGTGATCCGGCCGTCATGGCCGAGCAGAGCGTAGTTTTTGGCTTTATAGGAAAACATGGCACGGTAGCGGCCGGCCAGCTCGACCTCAATGCCGGCCGGGAGCGTAGCGGAAAGGGCGCGGACCAGAGCGGACTCGGCCTCTTCGCCGCTTACGCCGGGGGGCGGAATAAAGTAGACGCCGTCCGTGTCCACCTCCACCGGGCGGGCACCCCTGTCCTGTAACCAGTCAAGCATGGCCCCGATGAGCTGCCGGCCCGCCCGGGTAACCTCGGCGGCGGCAGCCGGATCGGCAAAGTGGTGGAGGGGCGCGCCCAGGTAGCCATAAAAGGAGTTGATGAGAACCTTGAAGGTTTGCTGGAGCGCCGCGTAGTAGTCGCGCCGATGGGGATCTGACTCTTCCCGGGCGCGCGCCTTGGCTGTCAGCCGGAACCGGCGAAGCTCCTCCAGAAGGGGGAGGAACAGACCAAGGTGCTCCCGGGCCGGAGCGATCTTCCGGGCAAGCATGAGCGACGGATAGAGGGAGGTCACGTCACAGTGGACAATGGGACCGAGAATGCCGGTCTCCCGTAGCTCCACATACCCCCCTTCAAGACCTGCACCGTCACCCCCACCAGGCAGCGGCACCGCCTCGCGCCGGTGCAGGTACTCGCGCAGGAAGAGGGCATTGATCTTGGTGGCGTTCCCCCTGATGACCGATGTCTGGTAGGTGTAGGGAAAGATGCGCGCCTGGAGGAACCAGGGGTAGGACAGGAGCCGGGACAGGGCCAGAGTCTCGCGGGTGTCGTCCAGGTTGTAGCGCTTCATGCGCTCCGGATCGGAACGGAATACCTCGTCCATGGCCTGTCGGTCCAGATAGACCCGGTCCGGCGCGGCCAGGCCGAAGTGGATGGCCGCCTGCTTGAGACCGTAGCTTTCCAGATCCCTGCTCGACACGTCGTGGATCTGGACGAGGAAGTAGGTATCGATGACCGTCCTGCCGTAGACGTCCCAGCGCGGGTAGTCGATGAGCCGCTCAGCCACGGAGAAGCGCGAAGGGTGAACCCGGGGGATGCTCCCGTCCCTCCCCCAGGCAAGCTTTACCCCGTGGCGGGCAGCCCGTGCCCGGATGTACTCCAGGTCGAAGCGAAAGATATTGTGCCCCTCGATCACATCCGGATCACGTTCCCGGATGATCCCGCCCAGCCGTTCGAGCATCTCCCGCTCGTCCATCTCCGTCGCCGACAGGAACGCTTCGTACCCGCCCTCCTCCATCAGAGCAATGGAGAGAATCCGGTCATCTTCCCGGTCCGGGTTGGAGAACTCGAACCCCTCGCCGCAGGAGGTCTCGATGTCCAGGGCGAGCCGCCGCAGGTGCCCGAACTCAAATCCCTTGAAAAAGGTCTTGCCTGTGAGCAGAAAGTGCTGGTGGACCGGGTCCGACAGATAGAGGTAGGGGGCGCCGGGCGCCGACGGGTTTTGACCGGTATGGCGGGCCAGAAAATCACGGGCCGCGGCGCAGCCGTGCCAATCGCGAAACAGTGCCATAAACCGGAGCTCGCCCGGTCCGGAAAGCGGGTGAAAGGTCACCTCATCCCGGAATCCATCCAAGAGCGATGGGTCCGTCAGGAGGATGAACGGGTGGAAGGGATCGTCCCTGACCACGACCCCGCGGGGAGTCCGGATGAAAAGACGGACGAACCGCCCGGCCAGTTCCGCTGCCACGATCCCGGCGGTGTCGTCGGCGCCGAAGAGGAGACGATTGTCGGTCCGTTCCAGGTCGTTCATGTCATGCGCCTCCCCAAAAACAAACGGCACGGTGTGGGACCGTGCCGTTCATTCGGATGCACTGCGCCGGAGGCTACCCCACGGAGTGCTTTGCCAGGTACTCGGCCACGCCGGAAGCGGTCGGCTTCATGGCCTCGTCCCCTTCCTTCCAGTTGGCCGGGCAAACCTGATCGCCGTGGGTTTCCACGAACTGAAGCGCATCGACCATGCGGAGGGCCTCGTCAACGCTGCGGCCGAGAGGCAGGTCGTTGATCACGGCGTGACGGACAACCCCCTTGGTATCGATAAGGAACAGGCCGCGCAGGGCAACCCCTGCGCCTTCGAAGAGGACGCCGTACTGGGTGGCGATCTCCTTCTTGAGATCGGCTACCAGCGGATACTGGATGTTGCCGATACCGCCGTTCTCCACCGGGGTGTTCTTCCACGCCATGTGGGTGAACTTGGAATCGACTGAAACCCCGATCACCTCGCAGTTCTTAGCCTTGAACTGATCCAGCTTCTTATTGAATGCAAGAATCTCAGACGGGCAGACAAAAGTGAAATCAAGAGGATAGAAAAAGAGGACCACATATTTTCCGCGGTAGCTCGACAGCTTGACCGTGCCGAAGGTATTGTCGGGCATAACCGCGTCGGCGGTGAAGTCAGGGGCCTCCTTGGTAACAAGCGTACACATGCACATGGTATCGTTTCTCCTTTCTTTGAAATGAAGTTGCAGACAAGAAAAACTCATACCAGCCATACTGGGGCTTGTCAATCAAAAAAGACAAAAACAATCCTTTTTATCCACTATGCCCCCTTCAACTCACCACTGATGCCCACGGTCACCTCGCGCAGGGGGATATCCTTGCTCGATGCCGCCAGGGCCTGGCGGGCCGCCATGACGATACCGCCGCAACAGGGCACTTCCATTCGGACCACGGTGATACTTTTAAGGTCATTGACGCGGATCAGCTCAGTAAGCTTCTCGGTGTAGAAACGATTGTCATCCAGCTTGGGACAGCCCACCACCACCGCGCGGCCGTCCAGGAACTCCCGATGAAAATCGGCATAGGCAAAGGGAACGCAGTCGGCGGCGATGAGCAGGTCCGCGTTCCGGAAGTACGGGGCGGAGGTCGGCACCAGGTGCAGTTGGACGGGCCACTGACGGAGCCGGCTTTCCTGGCGCGGAACATCCCGGACGCTCTCCGTTGCCGGGCGATCGAGGACCATGGCTCGCGACCCGGGACAGCCGCCGTGAACCGGAGCCGGCTGATGGGCGGCGTGATGGGATTCGCGACTCGTCTGGCCCAGGTGAGCCTCCACCGCCGCCTCATCGAACTCGTCCGCGTCCCGCTCGATGATCCGGATGGCGTCCAGAGGACACTCACCCAGACAGGCGCCGAGGCCGTCGCACAGATTGTCGGCAGCCAGCACCGCCTTGCCGTTTTCTATCCTGATGGCCCCCTCGGCACAGGCCGGAACACAGATGCCGCAGCCGTTGCACTTTTCCTGGTCAATCTCCACGATCTTTCTGATCATCGTTCTCTCCCTTTCGTCTTGTCGTTTTGCTATATGGTCTGAATCAAAAGAAATAGTGCCAGAGGTAATCGAGCCGGCCCCGCATGATCATCCGCCGCCCCGAAAAGGCCATCACTTCGCGGATTTTTGCCCGGTATTCCCTGCTGTAGCAGTGGATGCGGCAATGCTTGCACGACGGCTTGGGGTCCAGCGGACACTTTCGCCGCTTAGCAATGCCGTGGTAGAGGAGTGCGGCGCAATCCGGGCAGAGCCTGACGCCTTTGCGGTAACGCCTCTCGAGCTCCGGCGGAACCGCGAAGGGTTCCCGCGCAGCAGGGTCGTGGTTGGCGTGGCAGTAGACCCTGACAAAATCGATGAGGACTTTGAAATCCTTCTGCTGACCGGGGGTGAACGTTTCCATGGGTGTCATCATAGCCCAAAGGGGGTCTCCATGTCATGACGCAGGTCAAAAGGCGCATTTTTGCTTTTCAAAGGATTCTGTGTTATGAATCCCCCCATGAGCATCGAACCGGTCATCATTCCCCGCGCCAACCACCCCATCTCCCGCTCCCTCGTCAGCCCCAACGCCCTCCGGGTCCTCTACCGTCTCCGGGACAACGGCTTTATCGCCTACCTGGTGGGGGGATGCGTCCGGGATCTGCTGCTGGGGCGCGAACCCAAGGATTTCGACGTGGCAACCGACGCCACGCCCAACCAGATCAAGCGCATCTTCCGCAACTGCCGGCTGGTGGGGCGCCGTTTCAGGCTCGCCCACATTCACTTTACCGACGAAATCATCGAGGTGGCCACCTTCCGCGCGTTGTCTCCCCCCGAACAAGGTGAAGGCGAGCCGGTTGCCGATGAGACTGGACAACGGGGTGGAGATGAAGCGGAACGCCTCCGTCCGCCACGCCACCTGGTGAGCGACGAGGGAATGGTCCTGCGGGACAATGTTTTCGGAACCCCGGGCGAGGATGCCCTGCGCCGGGATTTCACCGTCAATGCCCTGGCCTACTGCATCGCCGACTTTTCGATCATCGACTACGCGGGGGGCATGGAAGATCTGCAGCGGGGGATGATCCGCACCATCGGCGATCCGCGGGTCCGCTTCACCGAGGACCCGGTCCGGATGCTCCGGGCGGTCAGGTTCGCTGCCGTGCTGGGGTTCGCCGTGGAGGAGGAGACCTGGCAGGCGATGCTCGATCTGGCACCGGCAATTACCAGGGCGACGGCGCCGCGGCTTTACGAGGAGATGCTCAAGCTCTTCCTGTCGGGGGAAGGTGAGCGGGCCTATCAGCTCCTGCGGCAGACCGGCCTCTTCGCGCACCTCTTCCCCGGCTTCGAGGCGTGGCTCGGCGAGGAAACCGACGGGTTCCCCCACGCCCGGACCGGCAGTGCCCTCGAATGGGTAGACTCACAGGTGGGCAGCGGCGAGCCGGTGTCACCACCGCTCCTCCTCGCGCTCCTCTTTGGCGGGTACCTGGAAGAACAGTCCGAACGCTTCATGGGCCAGGGGGCTTCTCCCCTGGACGCGGTGAGTGCCGCCGTGGCGGCCTTTCTGGGTGAGCAGGCGCCGCTGGTGGCAGTGCCGCACCGGATCGGGCTTGCCATGCGCGAGATTCTCGCCCTCCAGCAGCGACTGCACAGGATACCCGGCAAACGCCCCCAGGCGGTTCTGGCCCGGGCCAGCTTTGCCGAGGCAATGGCCTACCTCCGCTGCCGTTGCGCCATGAACGGCGAGGACAGCCCGGTTCTCGCGTGGTGGGAGCGCTACGCCCGCGACAGCGTCATGCCTCCCGTGGAACCCTGTTCAGCCGGAGGCGAGACAAAGAAACCACGGCGGCGTCGCCGGCGGCGCGGCGTCAGGAAGGCGGCTCCGCAGTGAGTCGAGTCTCTTGCAAAACGTTATGAGGACGCCGGGATGCCAGGCGCAAGCGAGCGAGGAAGCGAGGCGTACCCGTCGGTACGTTGAGCTTTCGAGTGAGCGGCAACACCGCCGACCGGCCCCGCGGTAGTTTTGCGAGAGCCTCAGCCGGCAGCCGGCTAGACATGATTGCGCAGCATCAGTTCCAGAGGAGTGGGACTGAGGTAGACCTGCTTCAACAGATACTCCTGGCCGTACTTTTTCACGTAGTGTCTCAGCAACGTCACCGGCACAATGAGGGGTACCAGGTGCCGGTGGTACTCCCCGATGACCTCCTGGAGTTCAGCCTTTTCCTCCCGCGTCAGCTGTTTTTTGAAATAGCCGGCGATGTGCTGAAGCACGTTGGTGTTCTTGCGCACCGTGGCATGGAGCGACAGTGCCTTCATGAAAAGCTCCTGGTAGCAGGCGAACAGATCGTCGCATCCCAGCTCTTTGCCACGGGCCACGAGTGCTCCCATCTCCCGGTAAACCTCCGGACTGTGGGCCATGATCAGGAGCTTGTGGTCGGCATGGAACGCCACGAGGCGCCCCAGGGACTTCCCTCCCAGCAGCAGATCCTTCCACCGGCGAAAGGCAAAGACCCGTTCAATGAAATGCTCCCGTAGCCCCATATCATGGAGCCGCCCCTCCTCTTCCACGGGCAGCAGGGGAAAATGCTTCGTAACCGCGTCAGCAAAGAGGCCCCGCCCTGCCTTGGTCGGCATCCCCCGGCGATAGAGTTTTACGTTGAACAGACCGGAACTGGGGGAATCCTTCTTGAAGATGAAACCGCACAGGTCTTCACTCTCCAGCTCAAGCACCTTTCTGCGGCAAAAATCGAGCATCTGCTCCGTCTTGTCTACCCTGCTCCTGGACGTAACCAGCCGAACCTCTCCCCCATCCGCCTCAAGCCTCATGGCCTCGCGCGGGATCGGCATGCCACACTCCGCTTCGGGGCACACGGAGACGAATTCGAAGAACCTGCCGAGCGTATCGGTGATGTAGCGGTCATGCTTGTGGCCTCCGTCATAACGAACCTTCTCGCCGAGCAGGCAGGAGCTGACCCCGATTTTGATGGGTGTGGGCATGGATTCCTCGCAGCTTCATAAATTGTTAATGAAATACTCCAGAATGCCGAAGAGACATGGGACGGGCAAACTCGCAAAGATTCGGGGGGCAATTCATTAATAAACCGCCGTGATCATTCGGTCATTCGCCTTGAAAATACAGCCCCAACTGGTATAATTGTGCCGCTTCCCACGATAAAATCAAGCCCGGGAGATACCCAGTGGAGTGGAAGTGCTGCTGGAACAGAAACGTTATTGAGCCGGCCGATTGCCCAAACATCGGCGAAGGCGAGGAAATCCTCTTTTCATCCCTCCAACGCAGAGTGATCGAAAAATGCGTGGATTGCCCGCTGTTCGCCGAAGACCTGAAGGCACTGCGCGACTCGGGGCACCCCCTCGCGGCAGTGCTCCCCATTGTGGTGGCTGAGCTCCAGGAACAGCGGAGCCGACTCCAGTCCATGGTCGGCTTCCTGGACAGCAAGGATCGGGAAATCAAGTTCCTGCACGAAATCAGCCTCGTGCTCCAGACCTCGGTGGACCTGGATGAAGTGCTGTCGGTGGTCATGACCGCCATCACCGCCGGCAAGGGGTTCGGCATGAACCGGGCCTTTCTGCTGCTGACCGACAAGGAGCGCAAGCACCTGCGGGGCTATCTGGGGGTTGGGCCGCGGAACTACGGCGAGGCGTGGTTCATCTGGGATGAGATCAGCCGCGACGACTTCACCCTCAAGGAGATGGCGAAGAACTTCTACCAGACCAAATTCACCAGTGAGAAGCAGAAGTTTCACGACATTCTGGAAAACCTCACCATCCCCTTGTCGGAACATGATCACATCTTGGTCCGTGCGTTGAGGGAGAAGAAACCGCTCCTGGTCGAAAACGCTTTCCACAATCCAGACTGCGACTACTCCCTGACCCAGACCCTGGGGGTCGACACCTTTCTCATCACGCCGCTGGTCTCGCGCAACCGGAGAATCGGCGTCATCATTTCCGACAACTGCGTGACCCATAAACCGATTACCCCCCAGGATGTCCAGTCCCTGGAGACCTTCGCCTTTCCCGTTGCCTTCGCCATCGAACGGGCATCCCTGTACGAACGGCTCCAGGAAGAGCTCCTCAAGGTGACGGCGGCCAACGTCAAGCTCAAGGAACAGCAGGAGCTGATCGTCCGGATGGAACGGATGGCGCTCGTGGGCAAGATCACGTCGAGCATCGCCCACTCCATCCGCAACCCCCTCATGATCATCGGCGGCTTCGCCCGCACGCTTCTCAAGGGCACCGATGAGGGTGACCCCCGGCGCGAGTATCTGGAATCCATCGTCCGCGAAGCCCGACAGTTGGACGAGGTGCTGGACGAAGTACTCAGCTACTCCGACTCCCTCTATCCCACCCTGGACTCATGGGACGTGAACCAGTTGGTAAGCACCGGTTGCCGGGAGCTGGACAGCCGCCTCCAGGAGCGTCGCATTGCCTGCCGGCTCCGCCTGGACGCCGAACTCCCGTCCGCCCGCATCGATTACAAACAGGTCTCCTTCTGCCTCCGCTCAATCCTGACCTCCAGCATGGACCGAATGCCCGACGGCGGTGAGATTGTCATCGAAACCCGACTGGAAGGCGGGTGGATCGTCGTCGAGGTGCGGGACACGGGACGGCCCGGCTCCTCGAACGGAATGAGCACATTCTCTTCCTTCGCACCGCCCCAGGAACTGGGAGGTGGCCTCGGCCTGGAAGTCTGCAAGGCAATCATGGAAAAACATGGCAACAGCCTCATCATCGAAACGCCTCCCGACGGGGGGGCCCGCTACGTGCTCAAACTACCGGTAAACAGGGAGGAGGAACCCCATGGCACGATTGTTGGTGGTTGACGACGAAAACAGCATCCGGCTGCTCTATTCTCAGGAGCTGGCCGAAGAGGGACATGAGGTGGTGACCGCCGCCACGGCAGCCGAAGCGGTGGACAAGATCAGGGAGCACGAGTTCGACCTGATCGTGCTGGACATCAAACTGAAAAACGAGAGCGGCCTCGACCTGCTGCAGAAGGTGGTCAAGGAGCGGCACAACCTGCCGGTGGTCCTCTGCACAGCGTTCTCCTGCTTCAAGGATGACTTCTCCGCCTGGCTCGCCGACGGCTATGTGGTCAAATCCAGCGACCTGTCCGAACTGAAGGAAGAGGTCAAGCGAGTCCTGGCAAAGAGGAAGCCGGGCAAGGAATAACTCTCGCATTTCCCATTCAATATCCATGCAAAGGAGCATCCTATGAAAGCCGTGATCATGGCCGGCGGGTTCGGTACCCGCATCCAGCCCCTGACGAGCAGCATTCCGAAACCAATGATCCCCCTCCTCAACCGTCCGATCATGCTTCACATCGTGGAGCTGCTCAAAAAATACGAGATCACCGACTTGGTCATGCTCCTGTACCATCAGCCGGCGGTCATCAAGAACTTCTTCCGCGACGGCACGGATTTCGGCGTCAAGATCACCTATGTGACCCCACTTCAGGACATGGGGACCGCCGGTGCCGTCAAGTGCGCCGAGAAGTATCTGGACGAACGGTTCATCGTCATCAGCGGCGACCTCCTCACCGACTTCAACCTTCAGAAAATCATCGACTTCCACGAGGAGAAAGAGGCCTTGGCCACCATCACCCTCACCTCGGTAAAAGATCCGCTCCAGTTCGGCGTGGTCATTACCGACAAGGAAAAGCGGATCTCCCAGTTCCTGGAGAAACCCGGCTGGGGCGAGGTGATCTCCGACACCATCAATACCGGCATCTACGTTCTGGAGCCGGAAATTTTCTCCCATATCCCGGCCGAGGAGAACTACGACTTCTCCCAGGACCTCTTCCCGAAGCTGCTGGAGAAGCAGCAGTCCCTGTTCGGCTACACCGCCAAAGGATACTGGCGGGATATCGGCAACACCGACTCCTACCGTGAGGCCCACCACGACATCTTCAAAGGGAAGGTGAACGTAAGGATCGACGAGCCGAAGCAGGATCTGGTGGGCAAGGATCTGCGGCTCGGCTCCGACGTGAACCTGGACGAGCATGTGACCCTGGAGGGGACGGTGGTCATCGGTGATAACTCCCAGGTCTTCGAGAGCGCCCACATCAAGGATACGGTGATTGGACGCAACTGCACCATCGAGGCGGGGGTACGGCTCTCCCGCTGTGTGATCTGGGATAATGTCTACGTAAAGCGGGGGGCGAAGCTGAACGACAGCGTCCTCTGCGGCAACGTCCGCGTGGGGAACGGCGTGGTGATGGAGGAGGGGGTCATCGTGGCCGACGACACCTCCATCGGCGAAGAGTCCTACATCAAGCGCGACGTGAAGATCTGGCCGCGCAAGGTGATCGAGGCCGGGGCCACCGTCACCGGCAACCTGATCTGGGGTGAGAAGTGGAAAAAAGCCCTGTTCGAGGGGGCCCTCATCAAGGGTCTCACCAACATGGAACTCACCCCCGAGTTCGTGGCTAAGCTGGGCTGCGCCTACGGCACGACCCTTCCCAAGGGGAGCTTCGTGATTTCCGGCCGCGACGCTTACCGCTCCTCCCGGATGCTCAAGCGGAGCTTCATCGGCGGCCTTCTCTCCTCCGGGGTCAACGTCCGCGACCTGACCATGGTCCCGATGCCTGTGCTGCGCTACAAGCTCCGTTCCTTCGGGGAGGTGGGCGGCATCCAGTTCCGACAGGCTCTGGATGACCCCGCCTCCACCGAAATCATCTTCCTGGACGGCGACGGCCTCGACTTCTCCAGCTCAATGGGCAAAAACGTGGAACGGATCTTCTTCAAGGAGAACTTCCGCCGGGCCCACCACACGGAGCCGGGGGGGCTCACGGAAATCCCCCAGCAGGTGATGGATTTCTATCGTGAGGGATTCCTGCACGCCATCGGCAAGACGCCGCTCCAGAAAAAAGCGTTCAAGGTGGTCATCGACTTCAACCACTCGCCGGCCAGCCAACTCCTCCCCGGCATCCTTACTCAGATGGGGTGCGAAGTCATCAGCCTCAACGCGTACGTGGACGAGGAGCGGGGGGTCCAGGCCCTGTCGGATCGGGGGCAGAGTCTCTCGCAGCTTTCCAAGATCGTCGCCACTCTGGAGGCGAACGCCGGCTTCTGGCTCGACCCCACCGTGGAGGGAGTCATCATGGTCGACGAAACCGGGACGGTCCACGAGGGGGCCGACATCCTGCTGCTGATGGTCGGGCTCGCCCTTAAGGCCGGCGAAAAAGGGGTGTTCGCCATACCGGTCTCGGCACCCTCGGCCATCGAACGGATGGCCCAGGAACGGGGCTGCGCCGTTACCCGCACCAAGAGCGCCGACCGCTCCATGATCGAGGCGGCCCTCTCCTCGGAGGTCATCCTGGCCGGTTCCATGGATGGCCGCTTCGCCTTCCCCCGGTTCCAGGCAGCCTTCGACGGCATGTTCGCCATCGCCAAGTCCATCGAGATGGCGGCCCGCAGCGGAGCGTCCATCTCGGCAACTGCCGCGGAAATCCCCCGTCGGGCCTTCCTTCACACCCGGGTCCCCTGCGTCTGGGACATGAAGGGTGGAATCATGCGTAAGATGAGCGAGGACAGCCTCGACAAGGAGGCAAGCTTCATCGACGGGATCAAGGTCCATTTCGGCGAGGACTGGGCCCTCGTCCTCCCCGACCAGTACCAGCCCCACGTCCACATCGTGGCCGAGGCCCGGGACCCCAAGGCCGCCCAGAAACTGCTGACCGAGTACCAGAAAAAAGTGGAGCAGTGGAAGAAGGAGCTGTCATAAATGACGGAGCCGCTGCGCATCGTCTTTCTCTGGCATATGCACCAGCCGTACTACAAGGACCCGGTGAAGGGCGAGTACGCCCTTCCCTGGACCTATCTCCATGCCGTGAAAGACTACTATGACATGGCGGCCATCGTGGACGCCACTCCCGGTGCGAAAGCGGTCTTCAACCTGGTGCCGTCGCTGCTGGACCAGCTTCTGGACTACGCGTCGGGAGAGGCGACGGA
Protein-coding regions in this window:
- a CDS encoding exosortase system-associated protein, TIGR04073 family — translated: MRAVIASVALVAVLIAGQWAPVYAGGVRSVDNASAQEVVDGMAGKFGRGVANVATGWAEFPKQIYVTWSEDGAGRGLLIGPLKGVGMTLVRTLAGVGEVATFFLAWPGFYDAYLDPPYVWQKE
- a CDS encoding exosortase system-associated protein, TIGR04073 family; translation: MRAFALLLALALVLSVSAPVLAQDGPKPEFIVEKMAYKFVRGVTNVATAIVELPKQSYLSVRDRGAVGYVVGPLKGVGMTVYRGFMGAAEAIFFPVPQPGYYDPMIEPEYVWMGWDEARDDRLRSAAGKPDASGGEGK
- a CDS encoding DNA polymerase domain-containing protein, whose protein sequence is MNDLERTDNRLLFGADDTAGIVAAELAGRFVRLFIRTPRGVVVRDDPFHPFILLTDPSLLDGFRDEVTFHPLSGPGELRFMALFRDWHGCAAARDFLARHTGQNPSAPGAPYLYLSDPVHQHFLLTGKTFFKGFEFGHLRRLALDIETSCGEGFEFSNPDREDDRILSIALMEEGGYEAFLSATEMDEREMLERLGGIIRERDPDVIEGHNIFRFDLEYIRARAARHGVKLAWGRDGSIPRVHPSRFSVAERLIDYPRWDVYGRTVIDTYFLVQIHDVSSRDLESYGLKQAAIHFGLAAPDRVYLDRQAMDEVFRSDPERMKRYNLDDTRETLALSRLLSYPWFLQARIFPYTYQTSVIRGNATKINALFLREYLHRREAVPLPGGGDGAGLEGGYVELRETGILGPIVHCDVTSLYPSLMLARKIAPAREHLGLFLPLLEELRRFRLTAKARAREESDPHRRDYYAALQQTFKVLINSFYGYLGAPLHHFADPAAAAEVTRAGRQLIGAMLDWLQDRGARPVEVDTDGVYFIPPPGVSGEEAESALVRALSATLPAGIEVELAGRYRAMFSYKAKNYALLGHDGRITVRGSALRSRGIERYLREFMGEMIRLLLTDEAQKVPVLYDDYVHRIREHRFPVEWLVRTETLGESPATYQQKVRAGKRNPSAAFEIALRADRPYRAGDQISYYVTGRGKGVTVYEQSAPVFRYDPARPDENVDYYVDKLAQLMKKFAPFLPRERTLFD
- a CDS encoding peroxiredoxin — protein: MCMCTLVTKEAPDFTADAVMPDNTFGTVKLSSYRGKYVVLFFYPLDFTFVCPSEILAFNKKLDQFKAKNCEVIGVSVDSKFTHMAWKNTPVENGGIGNIQYPLVADLKKEIATQYGVLFEGAGVALRGLFLIDTKGVVRHAVINDLPLGRSVDEALRMVDALQFVETHGDQVCPANWKEGDEAMKPTASGVAEYLAKHSVG
- a CDS encoding ATP-binding protein, which encodes MIRKIVEIDQEKCNGCGICVPACAEGAIRIENGKAVLAADNLCDGLGACLGECPLDAIRIIERDADEFDEAAVEAHLGQTSRESHHAAHQPAPVHGGCPGSRAMVLDRPATESVRDVPRQESRLRQWPVQLHLVPTSAPYFRNADLLIAADCVPFAYADFHREFLDGRAVVVGCPKLDDNRFYTEKLTELIRVNDLKSITVVRMEVPCCGGIVMAARQALAASSKDIPLREVTVGISGELKGA
- a CDS encoding nitrous oxide-stimulated promoter family protein; this encodes METFTPGQQKDFKVLIDFVRVYCHANHDPAAREPFAVPPELERRYRKGVRLCPDCAALLYHGIAKRRKCPLDPKPSCKHCRIHCYSREYRAKIREVMAFSGRRMIMRGRLDYLWHYFF
- the pcnB gene encoding polynucleotide adenylyltransferase PcnB; the protein is MNPPMSIEPVIIPRANHPISRSLVSPNALRVLYRLRDNGFIAYLVGGCVRDLLLGREPKDFDVATDATPNQIKRIFRNCRLVGRRFRLAHIHFTDEIIEVATFRALSPPEQGEGEPVADETGQRGGDEAERLRPPRHLVSDEGMVLRDNVFGTPGEDALRRDFTVNALAYCIADFSIIDYAGGMEDLQRGMIRTIGDPRVRFTEDPVRMLRAVRFAAVLGFAVEEETWQAMLDLAPAITRATAPRLYEEMLKLFLSGEGERAYQLLRQTGLFAHLFPGFEAWLGEETDGFPHARTGSALEWVDSQVGSGEPVSPPLLLALLFGGYLEEQSERFMGQGASPLDAVSAAVAAFLGEQAPLVAVPHRIGLAMREILALQQRLHRIPGKRPQAVLARASFAEAMAYLRCRCAMNGEDSPVLAWWERYARDSVMPPVEPCSAGGETKKPRRRRRRRGVRKAAPQ
- a CDS encoding YbgA family protein, coding for MPTPIKIGVSSCLLGEKVRYDGGHKHDRYITDTLGRFFEFVSVCPEAECGMPIPREAMRLEADGGEVRLVTSRSRVDKTEQMLDFCRRKVLELESEDLCGFIFKKDSPSSGLFNVKLYRRGMPTKAGRGLFADAVTKHFPLLPVEEEGRLHDMGLREHFIERVFAFRRWKDLLLGGKSLGRLVAFHADHKLLIMAHSPEVYREMGALVARGKELGCDDLFACYQELFMKALSLHATVRKNTNVLQHIAGYFKKQLTREEKAELQEVIGEYHRHLVPLIVPVTLLRHYVKKYGQEYLLKQVYLSPTPLELMLRNHV